From one Physeter macrocephalus isolate SW-GA chromosome 18, ASM283717v5, whole genome shotgun sequence genomic stretch:
- the LOC102992300 gene encoding LOW QUALITY PROTEIN: ubiquitin carboxyl-terminal hydrolase MINDY-1-like (The sequence of the model RefSeq protein was modified relative to this genomic sequence to represent the inferred CDS: inserted 2 bases in 1 codon; deleted 1 base in 1 codon), giving the protein MAHPGDCLLSIKPQEKSEGLQLNFQRNVDNAMTVLPKLATGLDVSVLVTGVSDFEYXPECSVFDLLGIPLYHGWLVDLQSPEAVSAVGKLSYNQLVEKIITCKHSSDTNLVTEGLTAEQFLETTAAQLTYHGLCELTTAAKEGELSVFFRNNQFSPMTKHKGHLYLLVTDQGSLQEEQVVWESLHNVDGDSCFCDSDFHLSHSLGKGPGGEGGSGSPEKQQQVDQDYLIALSLKQQQPSRGTLGLSDLELAQQLQQEAYQQHQAAQPASARALSPQGRGAAFGRPAAEGRQRPKQESDCVLL; this is encoded by the exons ATGGCCCATCCTGGAGACTGCCTTCTGTCCATCAAGCCCCAGGAGAAGTCAGAAGGACTTCAGCTTAATTTTCAGCGGAATGTGGACAATGCAATGACAGTGCTGCCTAAACTGGCCACAGGTCTGGATGTCAGTGTGCTAGTCACAGGTGTCTCTGATTTTGAGTA ACCTGAGTGCAGTGTCTTTGACCTACTAGGCATACCTCTGTACCATGGCTGGCTTGTTGATCTACAGAGTCCTGAGGCTGTGAGTGCAGTTGGGAAACTGAGTTACAACCAGCTGGTAGAGAAGATCATCACCTGTAAGCACTCCAGTGACACCAACCTCGTGACAGAAGGCCTGACTGCAGAGCAGTTCCTGGAGACCACTGCCGCACAGCTGACCTACCATGGTCTGTGTGAGCTAACAACAGCTGCCAAGGAGGGCGAACTTAGCGTCTTTTTCCGGAACAACCAGTTTAGCCCTATGACTAAGCACAAGGGTCACTTGTACCTACTGGTCACCGACCAGGGCTCTCTACAGGAGGAGCAAGTGGTGTGGGAGAGCCTGCACAACGTGGATGGAGACAGCTGTTTCTGTGACTCTGACTTTCACCTAAGTCACTCCCTGGGCAAGGGACCTGGAGGAGAAGGTGGGAGTGGCTCCCCAGAAAAGCAACAGCAGGTGGACCAGGACTACCTGATCGCCTTGTCCCTGAAGCAGCAGCAGCCGTCGCGAGGCACATTGGGTCTTAGCGACCTGGAGCTGGCCCAGCAACTTCAGCAAGAGGCGTACCAACAGCACCAAGCAGCCCAGCCCGCGTCAGCACGGGCCCTGTCACCGCAG GGGAGAGGAGCCGCATTTGGACGCCCAGCTGCCGAGGGTCGGCAAAGGCCGAAGCAAGAGTCCGACTGTGTCCTCCTGTAG